The following DNA comes from Halalkaliarchaeum sp. AArc-CO.
TGGTCCGGTCGTCTGACCCCGTGTGTGTTTCACCCGGGGAGTTCTCGTCGGTCATCACCAGTCTACAGTGTGTTCATCGTAATAAGGTCGGCGATATAGTACGATTCTCGCAGCAAATTTTCGAAAATCGTAAGCTATGTGGTATCGAGCCACAGGGGTTGCTCTCGAACTGTGGAGGAACTCGCTGCAGAGGCGAAAGTATTTGTGTCCGAATCGAGAGAGTCAAAATTATGAAAGCTGTCGTACTCGCCGCCGGGAAGGGGACTCGCCTCCGCCCACTTACCGACGACAAACCGAAGGGGATGGTCGAAGTCGCGGACAAGCCCCTTTTGACCCACTGTTTCGAACAGCTCGCGGACCTGGACGCCGACGAGTTCGTCGTCGTCGTCGGCTATCGAAAGGAGGACATCATCAGCCACTACGGCGACGAGTTCCGCGGGATTCCGATCACCTACACCCACCAGCGGGAGCAGAACGGACTCGCCCACGCGCTGCTCACGGTGGAAGAACACGTCGAGGACGACTTCATGTTGATGCTCGGAGACAACGTCTTCCGGGCGAACCTCGGTGACGTGGTCAGCCGACAGCGGGAGGAACGCGCCGACGCGGCGTTCCTCGTCGAGGAAGTCCCGTACGACGAGGCCTCCCGATACGGGGTGTGTGACACGAACAAGTACGGGGAGATTACGAACGTGATCGAAAAGCCCGAAGAGCCGCCAACGAACCTCGTAATGACCGGCTTTTACACGTTCACGCCGGCGATCTTCCACGCGTGTCACCTCGTCCAGCCGTCCAACCGTGGCGAGTACGAGATCAGCGAGGCCATCGACCTGCTGATCGAGAGCGGGCGGACGATCGACGCGATCCGGATGGACGGCTGGCGCATCGACGTCGGCTACCCGGAGGACCGGGAGGAGGCCGAGCGCCGACTGACCGGAGAGATCGGCGTCGAGCCGGAGTCGGTGGAGTCAGCCGCCGACGGCGAAGAGTCCGTCGAAGTTACTGACGGCGAGTGATCTACCCGCCAGACGATCGGCACACTGCGAACGAAGGCGCACTGCGAACGAACAGAGATATACGCCCGTGCGGCGACGACCCTCACGATGAGTTCGACCGACGACGTCTGTGTTCTCGTTCCGACGCTCGATGAGGCCGAGACGATCGGCGACGTCGTCGCCGGGTTCCGGGGGGAGGGGTTCGACGAGGTTCTCGTCATCGATGGCGGTTCGAGTGACGACACCAGAGAACTCGCCCGCGGGGCCGGCGCACGCGTGATCGAGCAGTCGGGCACCGGGAAAGGACAGGCGGTCCGGGAGGCGATCGAGGAACACGTCGAGGCACCGTACGTGTTGATGGTCGACGGCGACGGTACCTACCGTCCGGAAGACGCTCACGCCATGCTCGAGCCGCTTTTCTCCGGGGAGGCCGACCACGTCGTCGGCGACCGGTTCGCCGACATGCGGGAGGGCGCGATGACGCGGCTCAACCGGATCGGCAACCGGACGATCAACCGATCGTTTGCGGCAATTCACGGTCAATCGTACGGGGACATCCTTTCGGGCTATCGCGCGTTCACGCGGCAGTCGTTCCGGGAAATGAACGTCACTGCGGACGGCTTCGGCATCGAAACGCAGCTTTCCGTCGAGTGTGCAAAACGGGATCTCGAGGTGGCCACCGTTCCGATCACGTATCTCCCGCGTCCCGACGGGTCGAAGACGAACCTACATCCGATCCGTGACGGGGGGATCATCTTCCTGGAGCTGTACCGACGGGCGAAAACCAACAATCCGCTTTTCTACTTCGGGTCCGTCGGACTCTCCTCGACGGTGTTTGGAGCGTTCGTCGGGCTGTATGTGGGGTATCGCTGGTTCGTCGTCGGCGTCAGCCACGAGGTCCTCGCGCTCGTGGCGGCGTTCGGGATCCTCTTTGGCGTCCAGCTTCTGATGTTCGGGGTGCTGTCGGATCTGATCCTCACGCTCCACCGCGAACAGCTCGACCGGATCGAACGAATCGAGAGCGACTGAGCTCGAAGCGACGGCGCTAGAACGGAAGCAGCCCCCGGATCCGATCGAAAATCCCGCCGGCTGCACGACGGCGCCGCTCGAACACGGGGTGGATCTCCTCGAGGAGCTGTGCCTCGGATTCGAACTGCTCGGTTTCCAGCTCCGCCAGCCCCTCCCGAAGCTCGAGCGTGTTCCCCGAACCGTCGTACGGAACGTCGGTGTTGTCTACGGCGGTACAGATCTCGTCGGCCGTCGCTGGATACTCGAGATCGGCCTCCTCGAGCCTCGCAGCAAGTGCGGCGATACCGAACTCTATGTGATCCGGGTCCGATCCGTCGCCGGGCGGTCTCACTGCCATCGACGACGGGTTACGCCGTCCGAATAAAAAACACCGGCGACTGTCCGTCAGTTCCCGTGTTCTGTCACCCGTTTAGCCGAAAACCGCGCTTTTGAGCGTTTTCAGGTACAGCGAAGGCGTTTCGCTCCGGGACCGGTCTAACGCTGCCCGGAGCTCACGGTGCGCGTCCTCCATCACGCCCTCGCCGTGGCCGACCAGTATTCGCTCGGGACGAAGCCCCTCGAGCACAGCCCGTGGCGGGAACAGCCGGAGCATCGGATGAACGCCCAGCCGTTCCTGTTCGGTCCGGAAGTACGAACACGTGCCGACGGCCTCCGGAACGTATAGGGTCCCTGCAACCGGGTCTTCCTCGGGACCGTCCCCCGGCGGGGCGTACAGCCCGACTTCCTGCCAGGGCGGCACCGTCGAGTTCCGGATCCGGATCGCCCGGAACCCGGTGTCGGCGAGCGACCTGCCGAACCGGCGCGTGGGCGCATCGAACGCGTCCGAAACGCCGGTCATCCACTCGGGGAGGAACACGGGAACCTCGTGGCGATTCGCGATCGTCCCGCAGTCGCGTTTGTGCCGATCCAGACAGCAGACCACGCCGGCAACGTCGCCGTACTCTCCGAGCAGTTCGTCGACCCCGTCTGCGTCGACCGGGTCGAGCACCCACACCTCCCCGTCGACCGCCACCGCATGACTCGCTCGCTGCATCGTCTCCCCGGGATACGCCAGCCATCCCACGCCGCCGTCCCACTGGTCGATGACGTCGAGGTCGGCCGCCCCGGATCCTTTCATCGGCATGCCTCACAGTTGGGCTTCCGTGATGTTAACCGTTGTTCGGGACCGGTTCGCCGACCTCTCTCACTCGAATGCCCCTTCGACGTACGTCACCGCCGCTTCCGGGGTGTTCACGGGTTCGATTCCGGTCACGTCGCTGACGTCGTGGGTATCCAGGCCGGCTATCGGCCGATCGAAAACGCCGGCGAGGCCGATCTCCGAGAGGGTACCGGGGCCACCGTCGATCGCGATCACCGCGTCGCCGTTCATCACTACGAGCGCGTTCCGTGCGTGGCCAAGACCCGTTGCGATCGGGGTTTCGACGTAGTCGTTTGCGTCCTCGGGACGGTCGGTCGGGAGGATACCGATGGTTTCGCCGCCGACCTCGCGAGCTCCCCGACAGACCGCCTCCATCACTCCGCCGAGCCCGCCACAGACGACAACGTGGCCTCGCTCAGCCAGCAACCGTCCCACCGCTTCCGCCCGTGCTGCCGTTCGATCGGAGACCGAACTCCCGCCGATCACGCTCACCCGCATATCTGCTTCGACCGGCCGGGACGGGAAAAAGCCACCGCGCGGTCGGCACGAAAAAAACATCAGGCTTGGTGCGGACCGATCGTCAGATCGCTCACCCGAAGACGTGATCCATCAGGAACCGCTGGAGCAAACCGGGGTTCCGATCGCCGTGGCTTTTCACCATCACGGCGTTCGCGTCGACTGAGTCGACGAGCCTGTTACCCGGCCGTCCGAACAGGCGGGCGGTAAGGCCCGTCCGGTCCACTCCGGTGACGAGTAGCTCCGCGTCGCCGACGAACCGTGTGAGTCCCGTGATCTCGTCGTCGGTTTCGATCACCGTCGACCGAGTCGGAACGGTCAACGTCGAGATCAACCGGTCGTGGTACGCCTCGATCGTCTGTCGTCTGGTTTCGGGGGCGTCCGCTGGGACCGCCTGCAGGAGGTGGATCCCCGCGCCCGCCTCCTCGGCGATCGAGTCGGCCAAAAGGAGCTTTACGGGGTCGTACGGCCCGCGGTTCGCGACCACCGCCACCTCCGAGGCGTCGTTCACGCCGGGGCGGTCTTTCGACGCGGGATCCGGGCCTTCGTCGACTAAAAGCACGTCACAGGGGGCGTTTTCGAGTATCCAGTCGGATCCCTTGCCGAACAGCCGCGTGTGGAAGTCGGCCCTGTCGCGCTCCATCACGAGCAGGTCGTGATCCTCGTATGTGGCGTAGTCGACCATCGACTGTGCGGAGTGCTCCGACTCGATCCGGCGGTACTGGACGTCGATATCGGTTCCCGGCGTTCCGCCGTCTGCACGCACCGCGTTCAACCATTCGGGGTTCTCTCTCGAGACGCTCGGATGGGTTTCGGCGAACATCTGCTGGGGGACATCGACAAACTCGACGACGGAAATGGCCGTCTTCCGGAGTCGACCGATGTCGCTCGCGGTCCGGACCAGCTCCCGTTTCATCGCCGGCGACGTGTCTTCGGTGATCGCCACGAGCACGTCGAACGGCTCCTCCGAATCGAACAGCGCTTCCGTTTCTTCGATCGCCCGGTCACCGACGTTCTTGCGGGCGCTCGTTCGCACGACTCCCTCGCGGTCGATCCGGGAACGGGCATACACGTAGTACCAGACCATCGAGCCGGCCGTTATGAGCACTGCGCCAACGAGCGGGATCGTTCCAATCGTGAACAACAACACGAAACCGCCGACGATGCCGGCGACCTGCAGCCACGGATACAAAGGTGCGACGAAATCTGGGTCGTAGCCCTCGACGGCGCCTTCGCGGAAGCCGATGACAGCCAGGTTCACGAGAACGAACACCAGAATCTGGAAGGCGGATGCCAGCTTCGCGATCTGGAGGATCGGCACGAACGCGATCAACACGAGAATGACGGCGCCGGTGAGCGTGACGGCTCTGGATGGAGTGTTGAATCTGGGGTCGAGTCGCTCGAAGGCCGCCGGAACGAGGTTGTCCCGGGCCATCGCAAACGGGTATCTGGACGCAGAAAGCACGCCTGCGTTGGCCGTGCTCACGAGCGCAAGCAGCGCGGCCGCGACGACAGCGGCGACGCCCAGGGCGCCAAGCGTTTCTTCGGCGGCGACCGCGACCGGCGCGTCTGTCGCCGTGAGGACGTCCCCCGGCGTTACTCCTACGAGGATCGCCACGAGAAGCACGTACAAGAGAGTCGTAAACCCGAGCGAGAGCATCATTCCGAGAGGGATGTTTCGGGAGGGGTTTTCGATCTCCTCGGCGACGCTTGCGATCTTCGTGACGCCCGCATACGAGACGAAGACCGCACCGGTCGCCACCAGCAGTCCGGGCGTGCCCGGATCGAACGCTCCCGAAAGGCGGCTTCCCTCGACGGCGAACCCGCTACCGGCGACGAACCAGGTCATCGCCGCGAGCATCACTGCGACGATCGCGACCTGGAACCGTCCGGTGACGTCGGAACCGAGCAGGTTGACCAGGATCAACACGACGGCAAGCCCCAGTGCGATTGCCGTGACCGTCCCCGAAGAGAGGTCGCGACCGAGCGCGAACACGAGGTACGGAACGCCCCCGACGAGAGCCAGTGCCCCCTTGAACGAGAGGGAAAACCACGTTCCGATGCCGGCGATCGTTCCCATGAGCGGTCCCATCCCCCGCTCGATATATACGTACGTCCCGCCGTCCTCGGGCATCGCCGTCGCCATCTCGGATTTCGAGAGCGCTGCTGGCACGACGAGCAGTCCCGCCAGCAGGTACGCCAGCACTACCGTCGAACCGGCGATTTCGTAGGCCAGCGCCGGTAGGATGAAAATTCCCGAACCGACCATCGCCCCGATGCTGATGGCGACGACTGCCGGCAGTCCGAGATCACGTTTTAGCCCTGTCGGCATCTAATCGTCTCCCCCTGGAGTCGACGTCGGCGGCGTCACCTTCCGTTTCCGCAACGCCACACCACCGTAATAGAGGATCACGACCGTCACGAACACCGACGAGCCGATCAACAGGACGAAACTCACCGTATCGAGGATCGGCATCTCGAGCCAGGTTGCGAGTTCGCCGAACGCGACGGCGGTGCTGGCCAAAAGCAGCATGATCCCGAAGTAGATCGTGACGTCGTCCTCGTCGACGTACGCTGTCGACGCCGAGCCGATTCGGGCTCCGAGCGCGCTGCCGACCAGTAGCGCCGTGACGACGCCCAAATCGATGACGCCGGAGAGCCCGTAGGTGAACGCGCCGACGGCGCCGGACATCAGCGCGCCGAACAGGCTGGTGCCGACCGCCGCGGTTAGGGAAACGCCGATCAGGTAGTAGATCGCGGGCATGCGAATGAACCCGCCCCCGACACCGAGAAAGCCGGACACGACCCCGACGCCACCGCCGACGCCTGAAATCGTCCACATGGACGCCTTGCTGCCGTCGGTAAGCGTCACCATGGGCGGGATGTTGTACGACTTGATCTTCGTGGCGATCTCGGGGATGTCGTCTCCGTCTGTCGTCACCTCGGCATCTTCGGATTCGTCGCTGTCGCCGTTCCCCTTGAGGGCGTTCCGGGTGAAGATGAGCCCGATCGCTGCCAGCAACAGGACGTACGCGATCCCGACGACGAGTTCGGCCTGACCGAGCTGGTCCAGGAACAGCACGATCATCTTTCCAGCCTCGATTCCCAGCGCGATCCCGACGAACATCAGGGCGCCCAGTTTGTAGTCTACTTCGCCGACGTCGTGGTGTTTCAGCGTCGCAATGACGGCGGTTCCAAAGACGAACGCCATACTGGAACCGATCGCCACCGGCGCGGGGTATCCAAGGATCAACAGCGCGGGCGTGACCAGAAACGATCCCCCCATACCGAAGAACCCGAAGAACACCCCGACCATGAACCCGAAGCTAACGAACAGCGCCAACAGCTCTGGGGTAAGTCCGAGTAGCTCCATTTATCAGGCGTTCTGTATCGTCTCGATCACACGCGTTGCAGCCCGGTCCTCGAGATAGCCGTAGCCGACGTACAGCAGCACAGCCTCGACGAGCACGACTCCCACGAGCAGTGCCGCCTGTAGCCATGCGGGCAGTCCGAGCGACTCGATCAATCGCGCTCACCTCGCTGTCGTTCGGTCGTCATTCGTTGCCACCCCGTGTACCGTCGGATCGTGTGCGAATCACGCGTTCTCACTCGGTCGTTCCTAACCGACGCGGTGTAATAACAGTTTTGGGATTGAAAGACAATATTACTACAAAGAATGCCATCGGTATCTCACGAGAATATTCGCATAAGTTTCCAAAATACGGAGGGTTTTGAAGTACAGTTGCGGGCGTAATCGGGCGCATCCTGCCGATCACCGCCGCGCAAAACGGCGGGGTCAGACGCATCAGTATTGGAAAAGCAAAACAATATTATACCGACAGTCCCTACGCCGAGTATGAAAGCGGTGTACGCGACAGATCTCTCTGCGGCCAGCGAGGCAGCGATCGAAAACGAGACGTGTCTCGGCTGTCTGGCTCGCATCGGCATCGAGGAGATGCATCTGGTGACTGTCGTCCCCTCGAACGTCCATGCGGGTATGCCGGGCATGGACTTCGAAGGCCGACGAAAGCGCGGGTTGGCTCGATACCGTCGCACCATGGAGAACGCGGGGTTCGACGTCGAGACGCACGTGGTCCGTGGGACGCCCCACCGACGGATCAACGGGATCGCCGGCACGGTCGGTGCCGACCTGACGGTCGTCGGTTCCCGCGGGAAGAGCCCGCTCGAAAACAGGGTGATCGGATCGACCGCCCGAAACCTCGCACGAACGACGGTCGTCCCCCTGGTGGTCAACCGGGTCGAACGAGGGGCCGAGAATCCCGACGTCGTCCGGCAACACCTCTTCCGGCGCGTGCTGTTCGCGACCGACTTCTCCGAGAACGCGGATCGGGCATTCCAGGCGTTCTCGTATCTCCGGCACGCGACTCGGGAGGCGACACTCGTGCACGTGCGATCGCCGAAGGATCCCGGCCCGGAGGGCGATCTCACCCCGGAGGATCGGCTGACCGAACTCGCCGAACAGCTCGACGAGTGGGAGATCGATGTCGAGACCGACGTTCGCCGCGGCGATCCCGCCGACGAGATCCTCGCCGCCGAGGCCGAGTACGATCCGACGACGGTGTTGATCGGATCGCGGGGACACAGCCGGCTCCGGCGGCTCCTGCTCGGGAGCGTCTCCGAAGACGTCGTCGCGCGTGCGAACGGGAACGTCTTCCTGGTCCCGCCGCCGCGGACTGTGTGATCGCTTCCGAGTCCGACTGAGCCGGTGCGAACAATCCTTTATAGGACGCGGCGACCAATCCTCGGCCGATGGACGTAGACAAACATGCCGAGGAGCTCGCCTCCGCTCTCGGCGTCGACAAATCGGAGGTCAGATCAGACCTGGAGAACCTGCTCCAGTACAGCGTTCCGATCGAGGAAGCCAAACAGTCGATCCGGCGCAAACACGGCGACGGCGGTGGCGGCTCCGCCGAACCGGTCTCCCTGGACGTCGCGGAGGTGACGGCCGACCGATCGAACGTCACCGTCACCGGGAAAGTGTTGACCGTCGGCAGACGGACGATCCGCTATCAAGGCGAAGACGTCGAGATCCGGGAAGGAGAACTCGCCGACGAAACCGGCGTGATCTCCTACACCGCCTGGCAGGACTTCGGGTTCGAACCCGGCGACTCGATCACCGTGGGCAACGCCGGCGTCCGCGAATGGGACGGACAGCCGGAGCTCAACCTCGGCGAGAACACGAGCGTCGCAGTGGCAGACGACGTCAACGTCCCGTACGAGGTGGGCGGCGAGTCGAGCCTGATCGATCTCGAACCCGGGGACCGCGGGCGGACGGTCGAGGTTCGCGTCCTCGAGATGGAGCGCCGGACGATCGACGGTCGGGACGGGGAAACAGAGATCCTCTCGGGGGAGGTCGGAGACGAAACCGGCCGGCTGCCGTTCACCGACTGGTCGCCCAGAGCCGAGGTCGAGCCCGGCGCCGACCTCCGGATCGAGGACGTGTACGTTCGGGAGTTCCGTGGCGTGCCGTCGGTGAACCTCTCGGAATACACGACGGTCACGCCGCTTCCGGAGCCGGTCGCGGTTCGGGAGGACGCCCCTCGACTGTCGGTGGGCGACGCAGTCGAAACCGGCGGGATGTACGACGTCGAAGTCGTCGGAACCGCAATCCAGGTGCGGGACGGCTCGGGGCTAATCGAGCGGTGTCCCGAGTGTGGACGCGTGGTTCAGGGCGGCCAGTGTCGGAGCCACGGCGCTGTCGATGCCGAGGACGACCTCCGGATAAAGGCGATCGTCGACGACGGAACCGGAACGCTGACCGCGATCCTGGGGACCGAACTCACCGCGGAGGTGTACGGCGGCGGCATCGAGGAGGCGAAATCCGCCGCCCGCGACGCGATGGACAAGGAGGTCGTCGCCGCGGAGATCGCGAGCCGGATCGAAGGACGGACGTTCCGCGTTCGGGGGAACCTCTCGGTCGACGACTACGGCGCCAACCTCGACGCCGACGCGTTCGAGCAAGTCGAGGTCGACCCCGCCGAGGAGGCGAGAGCCGCCCTGGAGCGGCTCGGTTCGGCCCCCGCAGACGGTCCCGCTGCCGACGGAGGTGAGCGACGATGAGCGCCGAGGACGGCGGTTCGGGAGGCACCGGTTCCGGCGACGGTGGACCCGTCGGCGGTGGCGGGCGGGAGATCGCCCACAGGCTGTTCGCTGCGGAGTTCGACGACGCGACGCTGTCGTATTCGGAAAGCGACGAGGAGCGAGCACCGAACTACGTCGTGACGCCGACCGGTGCCCGGGTCAACCGGCTGTTCGCAGTGGGCGTACTGACGGAGGTCGAGGCCGTAAACGAGGAGACGAGCCGGGGACGGATCGTGGATCCGACGGGGGCGTTCGTCACCTACGCCGGGCAGTACCAGCCCGACGAGGCGGCGTTCCTCGAACGCGCCGATCCCCCGGCGTTCGTCGCGCTCACCGGGAAGGCCCGAACGTTCGAGCCGGAGGACTCCGACCGGGTGTTCACCTCGGTGCGTCCGGAGAGCCTCAACGCGGTCGACGCCCGGACGCGCGATCGCTGGGTGGTCTCGACTGCGGAGGCCACTCTCGACCGGCTCGCGGTGTTCGTTCGCGCGCTGGAGTCGGATCTCCGCGGTGATCGGCTCCGGGAGGCGCTGGCCGCGGGCGGGGCCTCCACGGCGCTTGCAGCCGGGATCCCGAAGGCGCTTGCGACGTACGACACCTCGCCCGCGTACGTCGAGGCGATCCGCCGGACGGCGGTGGAAGCACTCGAACTCGTCGCCGGCGAGCGCGAGGAAGTGACCCGTCCCTCGATGGCTCCGGCGGAACGGGGCGAGGTCGGGATCTCGGAGGTCGGGACGTTGCCGGAGACCGACGTCACGATCGCGGACGTCGACACCGAAACGGACGCCGAGCCGGCCGCAGTCAATGAGTCGGCCGCCGATGCCGAGGCGATCGACGACGACTCGGCGGCCCCCGCCGAGTCTGAAGACGTGGCCGAGATTGCGACCGAAGAGCCGCCGACAGCTGAACCGGAATCCGAGCCGGATCCGGAAGTCGATCCGGAACCGGAACCCGAGGAGGAAACCGAATCCGAACCCGACGAAACGCAGGCTGCGACTGACGCGAGTGCAGGTGGCTCGGAGTCGGTCGAGGGCACCGACATCGACGCGTCGCCGGACGACGATTCCGAGAGCGGTGACGGAATGTACGAACTCGACGAGGACGAGCGCAGGGAAGTCGAAGACGAGTACGGGACGGAGTTCACCACCGGAACCGAGGTCGACGACCCCGGTGAGGCGGACATCGACGTGCCCGACGCCGACGAGCTGGCGGCCGAACTAGAGGCCGACGCCGGCGACGAGGCGACCGACGCCGAACCTGCCGAGGAGAAACCCGAGCCGGACACCGACGGGGAATCCGAGGCGACCGACGAGGTCGATCCGGTCGACGTCGACCTGGAGTCGGCGGCGGTCGATGCGATCGAGGCGATCGACGACGGCGACGGCGCCGACAGGGAGGCGGTCGTCGCCCGCGTCGTCGACGAATACGGGGTCGATCCGGACGCGGTCGAGGACGCGATCCAGGACGCCCTGATGGGCGGTCTCTGTTATGAACCCGGCGACGACCGCCTGAAGGCGATCTGACGACGGTGGCGCCGACGCCAGTCGAGCCGATCCCGAACGCGCCGGCGGCGATCGTCGACGGCGACGGGAAGCGGGCACTCGCCGTCGCGGACTACCACGCCGGCATCGAGATCGGCCTCAGATACGAACGCGGTGTCGAACTCGACTCGGCGGCCGACAGCCGCCGCGAGCGATTGCTGTCGCTGCTCGACCGGACAGATGCGGATCGGGTGATTGTGCTGGGTGATCTCGCCCATCGAATTCGTGCCCCCGACGGCGAGGAGCGCGAGGAGCTCGAAACACTGATCGGCTCGGTGACCGACCGGGTTCCCCTGACGCTCGTGCAGGGAAACCACGACGGCGGGGTCGCGGCCGCCTTCGCCGACCGGATCGACGTCGCTCCCGCCGACGGAGCTGTCTACGGGAACGTGGGACTGGTCCACGGCCACACCTGGCCCGCACGCGAGGTTCTCGAGGCCGACGTCGTCTGTGTGGGCCACGAACATCCGCAGGTCCGACTCAGAGACGAGGTAGGTGGCACCCGGGTGGAGCGGGCGTGGCTGCGTGGGACACTCGATCCGGAACCGTTCCGGACTGAGGGAATCATCGCCGAGGAAACCGCCGGCTCGGAAACGGAACTCGTGGTGTTTCCAGCCTTCAACGACCGATCGGGCGGAACCTGGGTGAACGTCGAGGGACAGTCGTTCCTCTCGCCGTTCCTGCCGGCCGGACTCGCCGACGGTCAGGCGTATCTCCTCGACGGGACTCGACTCGGCCCGTACACCGATGTATAGCCGAGTTCACTCCGGAATCAAAAGGTCACGCACCCGCCTCCCGGAGTCCCAGAGAAGCGCCGCGTCGTCGGTGAACACCTCGACCGCGACGCTCCTGTCGAAGCCGGAGAGCTGCTCGGACACGATGTCGTAGTCGATCTCGCCGGCGCCGACCGGGATGTGGGTGTCTCCGCGGCGACGCGCGTCGTGAACGTGGAGGTGAGTTATTCGGTCGCCGTGGCTCCGGAGAAACCGTTTGATCCCGTCGTTTCCGGCCTCCATGTACGCGTGACCCACGTCGAAACAGACTGACGCGCCGACCTCCCGTGCAGCCTCGCCCAGGACGGACAGTTGGACGCCGTGGTGCTGGTGGCCGACGT
Coding sequences within:
- the aglF gene encoding UTP--glucose-1-phosphate uridylyltransferase AglF — its product is MKAVVLAAGKGTRLRPLTDDKPKGMVEVADKPLLTHCFEQLADLDADEFVVVVGYRKEDIISHYGDEFRGIPITYTHQREQNGLAHALLTVEEHVEDDFMLMLGDNVFRANLGDVVSRQREERADAAFLVEEVPYDEASRYGVCDTNKYGEITNVIEKPEEPPTNLVMTGFYTFTPAIFHACHLVQPSNRGEYEISEAIDLLIESGRTIDAIRMDGWRIDVGYPEDREEAERRLTGEIGVEPESVESAADGEESVEVTDGE
- the aglJ gene encoding S-layer glycoprotein N-glycosyltransferase AglJ, which translates into the protein MSSTDDVCVLVPTLDEAETIGDVVAGFRGEGFDEVLVIDGGSSDDTRELARGAGARVIEQSGTGKGQAVREAIEEHVEAPYVLMVDGDGTYRPEDAHAMLEPLFSGEADHVVGDRFADMREGAMTRLNRIGNRTINRSFAAIHGQSYGDILSGYRAFTRQSFREMNVTADGFGIETQLSVECAKRDLEVATVPITYLPRPDGSKTNLHPIRDGGIIFLELYRRAKTNNPLFYFGSVGLSSTVFGAFVGLYVGYRWFVVGVSHEVLALVAAFGILFGVQLLMFGVLSDLILTLHREQLDRIERIESD
- a CDS encoding TIGR00725 family protein — protein: MRVSVIGGSSVSDRTAARAEAVGRLLAERGHVVVCGGLGGVMEAVCRGAREVGGETIGILPTDRPEDANDYVETPIATGLGHARNALVVMNGDAVIAIDGGPGTLSEIGLAGVFDRPIAGLDTHDVSDVTGIEPVNTPEAAVTYVEGAFE
- a CDS encoding universal stress protein, translating into MPTGLKRDLGLPAVVAISIGAMVGSGIFILPALAYEIAGSTVVLAYLLAGLLVVPAALSKSEMATAMPEDGGTYVYIERGMGPLMGTIAGIGTWFSLSFKGALALVGGVPYLVFALGRDLSSGTVTAIALGLAVVLILVNLLGSDVTGRFQVAIVAVMLAAMTWFVAGSGFAVEGSRLSGAFDPGTPGLLVATGAVFVSYAGVTKIASVAEEIENPSRNIPLGMMLSLGFTTLLYVLLVAILVGVTPGDVLTATDAPVAVAAEETLGALGVAAVVAAALLALVSTANAGVLSASRYPFAMARDNLVPAAFERLDPRFNTPSRAVTLTGAVILVLIAFVPILQIAKLASAFQILVFVLVNLAVIGFREGAVEGYDPDFVAPLYPWLQVAGIVGGFVLLFTIGTIPLVGAVLITAGSMVWYYVYARSRIDREGVVRTSARKNVGDRAIEETEALFDSEEPFDVLVAITEDTSPAMKRELVRTASDIGRLRKTAISVVEFVDVPQQMFAETHPSVSRENPEWLNAVRADGGTPGTDIDVQYRRIESEHSAQSMVDYATYEDHDLLVMERDRADFHTRLFGKGSDWILENAPCDVLLVDEGPDPASKDRPGVNDASEVAVVANRGPYDPVKLLLADSIAEEAGAGIHLLQAVPADAPETRRQTIEAYHDRLISTLTVPTRSTVIETDDEITGLTRFVGDAELLVTGVDRTGLTARLFGRPGNRLVDSVDANAVMVKSHGDRNPGLLQRFLMDHVFG
- a CDS encoding sulfite exporter TauE/SafE family protein; translation: MELLGLTPELLALFVSFGFMVGVFFGFFGMGGSFLVTPALLILGYPAPVAIGSSMAFVFGTAVIATLKHHDVGEVDYKLGALMFVGIALGIEAGKMIVLFLDQLGQAELVVGIAYVLLLAAIGLIFTRNALKGNGDSDESEDAEVTTDGDDIPEIATKIKSYNIPPMVTLTDGSKASMWTISGVGGGVGVVSGFLGVGGGFIRMPAIYYLIGVSLTAAVGTSLFGALMSGAVGAFTYGLSGVIDLGVVTALLVGSALGARIGSASTAYVDEDDVTIYFGIMLLLASTAVAFGELATWLEMPILDTVSFVLLIGSSVFVTVVILYYGGVALRKRKVTPPTSTPGGDD
- a CDS encoding universal stress protein, which encodes MKAVYATDLSAASEAAIENETCLGCLARIGIEEMHLVTVVPSNVHAGMPGMDFEGRRKRGLARYRRTMENAGFDVETHVVRGTPHRRINGIAGTVGADLTVVGSRGKSPLENRVIGSTARNLARTTVVPLVVNRVERGAENPDVVRQHLFRRVLFATDFSENADRAFQAFSYLRHATREATLVHVRSPKDPGPEGDLTPEDRLTELAEQLDEWEIDVETDVRRGDPADEILAAEAEYDPTTVLIGSRGHSRLRRLLLGSVSEDVVARANGNVFLVPPPRTV
- a CDS encoding Single-stranded DNA binding protein, with translation MDVDKHAEELASALGVDKSEVRSDLENLLQYSVPIEEAKQSIRRKHGDGGGGSAEPVSLDVAEVTADRSNVTVTGKVLTVGRRTIRYQGEDVEIREGELADETGVISYTAWQDFGFEPGDSITVGNAGVREWDGQPELNLGENTSVAVADDVNVPYEVGGESSLIDLEPGDRGRTVEVRVLEMERRTIDGRDGETEILSGEVGDETGRLPFTDWSPRAEVEPGADLRIEDVYVREFRGVPSVNLSEYTTVTPLPEPVAVREDAPRLSVGDAVETGGMYDVEVVGTAIQVRDGSGLIERCPECGRVVQGGQCRSHGAVDAEDDLRIKAIVDDGTGTLTAILGTELTAEVYGGGIEEAKSAARDAMDKEVVAAEIASRIEGRTFRVRGNLSVDDYGANLDADAFEQVEVDPAEEARAALERLGSAPADGPAADGGERR
- a CDS encoding metallophosphoesterase, with amino-acid sequence MAPTPVEPIPNAPAAIVDGDGKRALAVADYHAGIEIGLRYERGVELDSAADSRRERLLSLLDRTDADRVIVLGDLAHRIRAPDGEEREELETLIGSVTDRVPLTLVQGNHDGGVAAAFADRIDVAPADGAVYGNVGLVHGHTWPAREVLEADVVCVGHEHPQVRLRDEVGGTRVERAWLRGTLDPEPFRTEGIIAEETAGSETELVVFPAFNDRSGGTWVNVEGQSFLSPFLPAGLADGQAYLLDGTRLGPYTDV